The following are from one region of the Camarhynchus parvulus chromosome 3, STF_HiC, whole genome shotgun sequence genome:
- the LOC115902588 gene encoding LOW QUALITY PROTEIN: trace amine-associated receptor 1-like (The sequence of the model RefSeq protein was modified relative to this genomic sequence to represent the inferred CDS: substituted 1 base at 1 genomic stop codon) — protein MYLRIGKNSTCATXLRGFETPVRMQLCCESVNGSCIRSSWSNSVRISMYIFMVCIILATVVGNLTVIISISHFKQLHTPTNFLIISMATVDFLLGFFIMPCSMVRSVERCWYFGEFFCKIHSSMDIMLSTASIFHLSFISIDRYYSVCDPLRYKSKINTFVIVVMVCISWMVPAAFGFGMIFLDLNMRGAEKIYNHVHCAGGCFLLFSETSGIVASIVSFYIPGFVMLCIYRKIYSVAKKQARSINAISRKKMQFEMKHRISFCRERKAAKTLGIIMGVFLICWSPFFFFTATNPFMNYVISPVLIDALVWFGYLNSTLNPIVYAFFYMWFRRALKIILLGKVFQQDSSRTHLFSD, from the coding sequence ATGTACCTTAGAATTGGGAAAAACAGTACCTGTGCTACATAGCTACGTGGATTTGAGACCCCAGTAAGGATGCAATTGTGCTGTGAATCCGTAAATGGCTCTTGCATAAGGAGCAGCTGGTCAAACAGCGTCCGTATTTCCATGTACATCTTCATGGTTTGCATTATTCTGGCTACAGTGGTTGGAAATCTGACCGTTATCATCTCAATATCACATTTCAAGCAGCTCCACACGCCTACAAATTTCCTGATAATTTCAATGGCTACGGTAGACTTCCTGCTGGGATTCTTCATCATGCCTTGCAGCATGGTGCGCTCTGTTGAGCGCTGCTGGTATTTTGGGGAGTTCTTCTGCAAGATCCACTCGAGCATGGACATCATGCTGAGCACAGCTTCTATCTTCCATCTTTCCTTCATATCCATCGATCGTTACTATTCTGTGTGTGACCCTTTAAGATACAAATCAAAGATAAATACTTTTGTCATCGTGGTCATGGTGTGTATAAGCTGGATGGTCCctgctgcttttggttttgggatGATCTTTCTAGACCTAAATATGAGAGGGGCAGAAAAGATTTATAATCATGTCCACTGTGCAGGAGGatgctttctcctttttagTGAAACTTCAGGTATTGTGGCCTCCATAGTGTCTTTTTACATCCCTGGATTTGTTATGCTGTGCATCTATAGGAAAATATACTCTGTAGCCAAGAAGCAGGCAAGATCCATCAATGcaattagcagaaaaaaaatgcaatttgaaaTGAAGCATCGCATTTCattctgcagagaaaggaaagctgctAAGACTTTAGGCATCATAATGGGAGTGTTTCTCATCTGCTGGTCTCCATTCTTCTTCTTTACAGCTACCAATCCATTTATGAATTACGTGATTTCTCCTGTTCTCATTgatgctttggtttggtttggctaTTTAAATTCTACACTTAACCCAattgtttatgcttttttttaCATGTGGTTTCGCAGGGCATTAAAGATTATTCTGTTAGGAAAAGTTTTTCAACAGGACTCTTCCAGGACTCATTTGTTCTCAGACTAA